In one window of Synechococcus sp. M16CYN DNA:
- the dacB gene encoding D-alanyl-D-alanine carboxypeptidase/D-alanyl-D-alanine-endopeptidase has translation MRRLVVVALFASFHVAGTVAQPLLTPPPVQEQQERTLLNRGTICPTLQSSLLAAVKAQSWAWSISVVNDRGQLLADLNGKLPRIPASNQKLVSTAFALDRLGPDFRLKTQLLRHSNGNLELVGEGDPDLSVADIRRFAMVALSQKKLRQTKSLIQPLKLIVREEPRQRWWPSDWHPADRSHTYGAPITRLALASNALHMAVMDPASRLQRVLDAALNQQGGRVLLQLVDHDYRTFTVSQNKHPSVVLHSEDSAPMHALLSLANTESHNFTAEVLMREAADSWDVQDAALAATRWLQSQGIPMTGLRIRDGSGLSRGNRLTSQSLAVLLWRMTQHPLSSYYQASMAIASRRGTLHKRFHGTSLQGKFWGKTGTLSGVRSMSGILATSHGPLYVSMISNGGLDTAAVMKRVLLASQQINRCPS, from the coding sequence ATGCGGCGGCTAGTGGTCGTGGCCTTGTTTGCATCGTTTCATGTTGCTGGTACGGTTGCTCAGCCTTTGTTGACTCCTCCTCCGGTACAAGAACAGCAAGAGCGCACGCTGCTGAACCGAGGGACAATTTGTCCGACTCTCCAGAGTTCTTTGTTGGCAGCCGTTAAGGCACAGAGTTGGGCATGGAGCATCAGTGTAGTGAACGATCGAGGTCAATTACTTGCTGATCTCAACGGCAAGTTGCCGCGTATTCCGGCTTCTAATCAAAAACTTGTCAGTACGGCATTTGCGTTGGACCGTCTTGGACCTGACTTCCGTTTGAAAACACAGCTTTTGCGTCATTCGAACGGTAACCTAGAGCTCGTTGGAGAGGGCGACCCTGATCTGAGCGTTGCTGATATTCGACGCTTCGCCATGGTTGCATTAAGCCAGAAGAAATTGCGTCAGACGAAATCATTGATACAACCATTGAAGCTGATAGTGCGCGAAGAGCCTCGGCAGCGCTGGTGGCCAAGTGACTGGCACCCTGCGGATCGTTCTCACACTTATGGAGCACCGATCACCCGATTAGCACTTGCTAGTAACGCACTGCATATGGCTGTAATGGATCCCGCTTCTCGGTTGCAACGGGTCCTTGACGCCGCATTAAATCAGCAGGGTGGACGGGTATTGCTCCAGTTAGTGGACCATGACTACCGTACATTTACGGTGAGTCAAAATAAGCATCCAAGTGTTGTGCTTCACAGTGAAGACTCGGCACCAATGCATGCGTTGTTGAGTCTTGCGAATACGGAAAGTCATAACTTCACCGCTGAAGTTCTCATGCGTGAAGCCGCAGATAGCTGGGACGTACAAGACGCTGCTTTGGCTGCAACACGCTGGCTCCAATCCCAAGGAATTCCTATGACAGGGCTCCGCATTCGCGATGGAAGCGGACTATCTCGCGGGAACCGTCTCACCAGTCAATCACTCGCTGTACTGCTCTGGCGGATGACTCAGCATCCCCTAAGTAGCTATTATCAGGCCTCGATGGCGATTGCTAGTCGAAGGGGAACGTTGCACAAACGATTTCATGGAACTTCGCTACAGGGCAAGTTCTGGGGAAAAACAGGAACCTTGTCCGGCGTTCGATCTATGTCGGGAATCCTTGCAACAAGCCATGGACCTCTTTATGTGAGTATGATCTCGAATGGTGGACTGGATACGGCTGCTGTGATGAAAAGAGTGCTGCTTGCGAGCCAACAAATCAACCGGTGCCCTTCATGA